One Actinomadura viridis genomic region harbors:
- a CDS encoding carbohydrate kinase family protein — MTVLVVGDVIDDIVVRPLRPTAPDTDTPSAITAGPGGSGANQAAWLGALGARVRFAGRVGAADAAAHTAALAAAGVDARLAADPGAPTGRIVVLARGGRRDMYTDRGANLNLSAADLPDDLLDGVTLLHVSGYSLFQPGVRAAAGDLMRRARERGAATSVDPASAAFLADAGPEAFRAWARGARLIFPNLDEGRLLTGAREPSAVAAALLDDHPVVALKLGAEGALVAARDGTRLALPSAPAEVVDPTGAGDAFCAGFLAGWAAGRPLEDCARGAVAAAGRAVAAVGARPRKES, encoded by the coding sequence ATGACGGTCCTGGTGGTCGGCGACGTGATCGACGACATCGTCGTCCGGCCGCTGCGCCCCACCGCCCCCGACACCGACACGCCCTCGGCGATCACCGCCGGACCGGGCGGCTCGGGCGCCAACCAGGCCGCCTGGCTCGGCGCGCTGGGCGCGCGGGTGCGGTTCGCCGGACGGGTGGGCGCGGCCGACGCCGCCGCGCACACCGCGGCCCTGGCCGCGGCCGGCGTGGACGCCCGCCTGGCCGCCGACCCGGGCGCGCCCACCGGCCGGATCGTGGTGCTGGCCCGCGGCGGCCGGCGCGACATGTACACCGACCGCGGCGCCAACCTCAACCTCTCCGCCGCCGACCTGCCCGACGACCTGCTCGACGGGGTCACGCTGCTGCACGTCTCCGGCTACTCGCTCTTCCAGCCGGGGGTCAGGGCGGCGGCGGGGGACCTGATGCGGCGGGCCCGGGAACGCGGGGCCGCGACCTCCGTCGACCCCGCCTCCGCGGCCTTCCTCGCCGACGCCGGCCCGGAGGCGTTCCGTGCGTGGGCCCGCGGGGCGCGGCTGATCTTCCCCAACCTCGACGAGGGCCGCCTGCTGACCGGTGCCCGCGAACCCTCCGCCGTGGCCGCGGCGCTGCTGGACGACCACCCGGTGGTGGCGCTCAAGCTCGGCGCCGAGGGCGCGCTGGTCGCCGCGCGCGACGGGACCCGGCTCGCGCTTCCCAGCGCCCCGGCGGAGGTGGTGGACCCGACTGGAGCAGGCGACGCGTTCTGCGCCGGGTTCCTGGCCGGATGGGCGGCCGGGCGGCCCCTGGAGGACTGCGCCCGCGGCGCCGTGGCCGCCGCCGGCCGGGCCGTCGCCGCCGTCGGCGCCCGCCCGCGAAAAGAATCCTGA
- a CDS encoding DoxX family protein has protein sequence MATFTQNRTRAARTADAARTADAAPAGPSPAVNRALWTAQILLFAFLLFASALPKLIGEASTIETFDEIGFGQWFRYFTGVVEAAGAIGLVIPRLAGAAATGLIGLMIGAALTQILVIEPAWALLPVAFGVLFGAIAWQRRARTRELLDGLLKR, from the coding sequence ATGGCCACCTTCACCCAGAACCGCACCCGCGCCGCCCGTACCGCCGACGCCGCCCGTACCGCCGACGCCGCCCCGGCCGGCCCGAGCCCCGCGGTGAACCGGGCCCTGTGGACGGCCCAGATCCTGCTCTTCGCCTTCCTGCTGTTCGCCTCGGCGCTGCCCAAGCTCATCGGCGAGGCGAGCACGATCGAGACCTTCGACGAGATCGGCTTCGGGCAGTGGTTCCGCTACTTCACCGGGGTGGTCGAGGCCGCCGGGGCGATCGGGCTGGTGATCCCCCGGCTGGCCGGGGCCGCCGCGACCGGGCTGATCGGGCTGATGATCGGCGCCGCGCTCACCCAGATCCTCGTGATCGAGCCCGCCTGGGCGCTGCTCCCCGTCGCCTTCGGCGTGCTGTTCGGCGCGATCGCCTGGCAGCGCCGGGCCCGGACCCGGGAGCTGCTGGACGGCCTCCTCAAGCGCTGA
- a CDS encoding cytochrome P450 family protein: protein MTAPSTAPSADETPVITLDPTGADHMGEAARLRAAGPVVRVVLPGGLRAWAVTTHDLVGRLVRDERVSKDWREWTAVKTGELADDNPIVGMIKVTNMVTADGAAHHRLRRPVTRTFTSRRVQTLAPSIAATTAELLDALPGHAGPDGAVDLRAHLSVPLPMRVICELLGVPGGQRARLRHLVDTIFRTDTTPEQVVAVQADIPRFLGELIELRTREPGDDLTSALIATRAQDPESLSDEELAGTLWVLLTAGHETTIGLITNAVRALLTHPDQLATVLGGGEDAWSGVVEEVLRWDPPIGNFLARYPLEDVEYAGVTIPAGDAIMAPYTAVARDPEQHGPDADLFDLAREPRAKHLAFGDGPHVCLGPHLARLETRIALQALFERYPRLEPAADPAALPPVASLFTNSVSTLPVRLGPAAS from the coding sequence ATGACCGCCCCGAGCACGGCCCCGTCCGCCGACGAGACACCGGTGATCACGCTCGATCCGACCGGCGCCGACCACATGGGCGAGGCGGCCCGGCTGCGGGCCGCCGGCCCGGTCGTCCGGGTGGTGCTGCCCGGGGGCCTGCGCGCCTGGGCGGTCACCACCCATGACCTGGTCGGCCGGCTGGTGCGGGACGAGCGGGTGAGCAAGGACTGGCGGGAGTGGACCGCCGTCAAGACCGGTGAGCTCGCCGACGACAACCCGATCGTCGGCATGATCAAGGTGACCAACATGGTGACCGCCGACGGCGCCGCGCACCACCGGCTGCGCCGCCCGGTCACCCGGACCTTCACCTCCCGCCGCGTCCAGACCCTCGCCCCGAGCATCGCCGCGACCACCGCCGAGCTGCTGGACGCGCTGCCCGGCCACGCCGGCCCGGACGGCGCGGTGGACCTGCGCGCGCACCTGTCGGTCCCGCTGCCGATGCGGGTGATCTGCGAGCTGCTCGGGGTGCCCGGCGGGCAGCGGGCCCGGCTGCGGCACCTGGTGGACACCATCTTCCGTACCGACACCACGCCCGAGCAGGTCGTCGCCGTGCAGGCCGACATCCCCCGGTTCCTCGGGGAGCTGATCGAACTGCGCACCCGCGAGCCGGGCGACGATCTGACCAGCGCGCTGATCGCCACCCGGGCCCAGGACCCCGAGAGCCTGTCGGACGAGGAGCTGGCCGGGACCCTGTGGGTGCTGCTCACCGCCGGGCACGAGACCACCATCGGCCTGATCACCAACGCCGTACGGGCCCTCCTCACCCATCCGGACCAGCTGGCAACGGTGCTCGGCGGCGGCGAGGACGCCTGGTCCGGGGTCGTCGAGGAGGTGCTGCGCTGGGACCCGCCGATCGGCAACTTCCTGGCCCGCTACCCGCTGGAGGACGTCGAGTACGCGGGCGTCACCATCCCCGCCGGGGACGCCATCATGGCCCCGTACACGGCGGTGGCGCGCGACCCCGAGCAGCACGGGCCGGACGCCGACCTGTTCGACCTCGCCCGCGAGCCGCGGGCCAAGCACCTGGCATTCGGTGACGGCCCCCACGTCTGCCTCGGCCCGCACCTGGCCCGCCTGGAGACCCGCATCGCGCTCCAGGCCCTCTTCGAGCGGTACCCGCGCCTGGAACCGGCGGCCGACCCCGCCGCCCTCCCCCCGGTGGCGAGCCTGTTCACCAACTCGGTGTCGACCCTGCCCGTACGGCTGGGCCCGGCGGCCTCCTGA
- a CDS encoding cytochrome P450, translating into MISSPPLPLTATTTCPDLGPVFAALWRDHGPVAPVELEPGVHAWLVMGYEELKFLTGTPELFSRDGRDWRAFQDGTVGPDSPLGPMMFFRDNVIGYDGAEHRRLRRPLEDAIAAIDHRRLRRTVESLCSDLIAGFAERGTADLVAEYAAAVPLLTIGDLIGLDPGQSRELLDAMRALFGSQEDSQEGNRRFEALLGGLAESRRAAPSDDLTSLLLRHPDLRTEAEALQAIVVLVSAGNHTTISWIAQTLRLMLVDPRFASRVRGGRLGIDDALDEVLSVAPPMINMPARYARRDTELGGKAIARGDALVLGLAGVAHDPRAHGGRAFWQSGNRAHLAWGAGPHACLARDPARTIARTAVATALHVLRDLHLTVDPASLGFEPSPWTRCPAALPVSFTATFPRPTARPTV; encoded by the coding sequence GTGATCTCCTCACCGCCACTGCCGCTGACGGCGACCACCACCTGCCCCGACCTCGGCCCGGTCTTCGCCGCGCTGTGGCGCGACCACGGCCCGGTCGCGCCGGTCGAGCTGGAGCCGGGCGTGCACGCCTGGCTGGTCATGGGCTACGAGGAGCTCAAGTTCCTCACCGGGACGCCGGAGCTGTTCTCCCGGGACGGCCGGGACTGGCGGGCGTTCCAGGACGGCACCGTGGGGCCCGACTCGCCGCTCGGGCCGATGATGTTCTTCCGGGACAACGTGATCGGCTACGACGGCGCCGAGCACCGCCGGCTGCGCCGCCCCCTGGAGGACGCCATCGCGGCCATCGACCACCGCCGGCTGCGCCGTACCGTCGAGTCGCTGTGCTCGGACCTGATCGCCGGGTTCGCCGAGCGCGGCACCGCCGACCTGGTCGCCGAGTACGCCGCGGCGGTCCCGCTGCTGACCATCGGCGACCTGATCGGGCTGGACCCCGGCCAGAGCCGCGAGCTGCTGGACGCGATGCGCGCCCTGTTCGGCTCGCAGGAGGACTCCCAGGAGGGCAACCGCCGGTTCGAGGCGCTGCTGGGCGGCCTGGCCGAGTCCCGCCGCGCCGCCCCCTCCGACGACCTGACCAGCCTGCTGCTGCGCCACCCCGACCTGCGCACCGAGGCCGAGGCGCTGCAGGCGATCGTGGTGCTGGTGTCGGCCGGCAACCACACCACGATCAGCTGGATCGCCCAGACGCTGCGGCTGATGCTGGTCGACCCGCGGTTCGCCAGCCGGGTCCGGGGCGGCCGGCTGGGCATCGACGACGCGCTCGACGAGGTCCTGTCGGTGGCCCCGCCGATGATCAACATGCCGGCCCGGTACGCGCGGCGCGACACCGAGCTGGGCGGCAAGGCGATCGCCCGCGGGGACGCGCTGGTCCTCGGGCTGGCCGGGGTCGCGCACGACCCCCGCGCGCACGGCGGCCGGGCGTTCTGGCAGAGCGGCAACCGCGCCCACCTGGCCTGGGGCGCGGGCCCGCACGCCTGCCTGGCCCGGGACCCGGCGCGCACGATCGCCCGCACGGCCGTCGCGACCGCCCTGCACGTGCTGCGCGACCTGCACCTGACCGTCGACCCGGCCTCGCTGGGGTTCGAGCCGTCCCCCTGGACGCGTTGCCCCGCCGCCCTGCCGGTCTCCTTCACCGCCACGTTCCCCCGCCCCACCGCTCGCCCGACCGTCTGA
- a CDS encoding GTP-binding protein: protein MAYATSDPGAPGPAPGGPAAPGTAAPGTASPGAAPPPAAPSNERVPYLPGTVARTAKILVVGDFGVGKTSLIGSVSEIDPLRTEEPMTQASVGVDDLAHLSGKTTTTVAMDFGRLTLNPGLALYLFGTPGQRRFWSMWAGLAEGAVGVLVLVDSRRLAGSFDVLDQIETHVPAPFAVAVNHFPDTPRHAPGELRKALDLLPETPIVDCNALDRASSVGALTALVGHAVELRTGRGQDA, encoded by the coding sequence ATGGCCTACGCGACCTCTGACCCCGGCGCCCCGGGCCCCGCTCCCGGCGGTCCCGCGGCACCCGGAACCGCGGCGCCCGGAACCGCGTCCCCCGGCGCGGCCCCGCCCCCGGCCGCGCCGTCGAACGAGCGGGTCCCCTACCTGCCCGGTACGGTCGCGCGCACCGCGAAGATCCTGGTCGTCGGCGACTTCGGGGTCGGCAAGACCAGCCTCATCGGCTCGGTGAGCGAGATCGACCCGCTGCGCACCGAGGAGCCGATGACCCAGGCCAGCGTCGGCGTGGACGACCTGGCGCACCTGAGCGGCAAGACCACCACCACGGTGGCGATGGACTTCGGCCGCCTCACCCTGAACCCCGGGCTGGCGCTGTACCTGTTCGGTACGCCCGGCCAGCGGCGGTTCTGGAGCATGTGGGCGGGCCTGGCGGAGGGCGCCGTGGGCGTGCTGGTGCTGGTCGACTCTCGGCGCCTCGCGGGCAGCTTCGACGTGCTCGACCAGATCGAGACGCACGTCCCGGCCCCGTTCGCGGTCGCCGTCAACCACTTCCCCGACACCCCGCGGCACGCGCCCGGCGAGCTCCGCAAGGCGCTGGACCTGCTGCCGGAGACGCCGATCGTCGACTGCAACGCGCTGGACCGCGCGTCCTCGGTCGGCGCGCTGACGGCGCTCGTCGGCCACGCCGTGGAACTGCGGACCGGAAGGGGCCAGGACGCGTGA
- a CDS encoding DUF742 domain-containing protein, which translates to MSESGEYRDTPLRPYVLTGGRAGPSDPRVGVDTLLTADDCETPLPLTASPQTRALLRLCGGGVLSVAEAAAHLDLPISVVRILVGDLVAAGRLQAHAGSFTDPSLELLKEVLDGLRDL; encoded by the coding sequence ATGAGCGAGTCCGGTGAGTACCGCGACACGCCGCTTCGCCCGTACGTGCTCACCGGCGGCCGCGCGGGGCCGTCCGATCCCCGTGTCGGCGTCGACACCCTGCTGACCGCGGACGACTGCGAGACGCCTCTGCCGCTCACCGCCTCGCCCCAGACCCGGGCCCTGCTGCGGCTGTGCGGCGGCGGGGTGCTGTCGGTGGCCGAGGCCGCCGCCCATCTGGATCTGCCGATCAGCGTCGTGCGGATCCTGGTGGGCGACCTGGTCGCCGCCGGGCGCCTCCAGGCGCACGCGGGCAGCTTCACCGATCCGAGCCTAGAACTGCTGAAGGAGGTGCTCGATGGCCTACGCGACCTCTGA
- a CDS encoding roadblock/LC7 domain-containing protein, whose product MTADQDWVVGRLARVQGVRHAVVCSVDGLLKARSEGTGQEEADRLAARCSGLLSLARDQAGEFGTGDRALHQLMVGHEGGYLFVRSAAARSCLAVVTEPVINAALIAQEMQAMVLKLGEQTLATPPRGSGMT is encoded by the coding sequence ATGACGGCTGATCAGGATTGGGTGGTCGGCAGGCTGGCGCGGGTCCAGGGCGTCAGGCACGCCGTGGTGTGTTCCGTGGACGGCCTGCTGAAGGCCAGGTCGGAGGGCACCGGCCAGGAGGAGGCCGACCGGCTGGCCGCGCGCTGCAGCGGGCTGCTGTCGCTGGCCCGCGACCAGGCCGGGGAGTTCGGCACGGGTGACAGGGCGCTGCACCAGCTGATGGTCGGGCACGAGGGCGGCTACCTGTTCGTGCGCAGCGCCGCCGCCCGGTCCTGCCTGGCCGTCGTGACCGAGCCGGTCATCAACGCGGCGCTGATCGCCCAGGAGATGCAGGCGATGGTCCTCAAGCTCGGCGAGCAGACGCTCGCGACCCCGCCGCGCGGGAGCGGGATGACATGA
- a CDS encoding ATP-binding protein, with translation MPILAACAAVAVIAAPLSAYQGEMGAVAWALAIVADLLAVATAAVAWWLSGRHRAALEAVAHYRSQAEQQAAALHALQQEQITRERMWQAHAGDLAARNETTAAMVEHLLRTQLPAAWEGRTVPSLEREEALDPRLAGMRDEVLDAAAGLWRDRQDVLESQQLTLVALARRVQSAMHRVQAEAATTAERYRDLPELYVTCQVIDHLAAQAARLAQGLAVACGTWEGQQWDSPMRLAEVVQAAQARIEDYRRVSVEGDPDTAIAPAALESVIHVLAELLANATESSPTATTVSVRVSGAAQGAVFRIDDHGAGLEEPRMSQARALLDGTRPVSLAEMGEVPRMGFPVVARYVQRHGLKVTLDESPYGGLQAIVLVPKDLVTVAESAPDPVPSTGFARASLAPPAPLAAASPPVPFPSPAAEAPAPPPDPPSATEDDGLGLPQRISRRNRGVPPPAAPPMIAPSPETPEEAGEMMGALFRGAGLGHPGQDRTAPAGDAGGPGPDADPGGPDSPDLDDDAYRTGEGR, from the coding sequence GTGCCGATCCTGGCCGCCTGCGCGGCGGTGGCCGTCATCGCCGCCCCGCTGTCGGCGTACCAGGGGGAGATGGGGGCGGTGGCCTGGGCGCTGGCGATCGTGGCCGACCTGCTCGCCGTCGCCACGGCCGCCGTGGCCTGGTGGCTGAGCGGCCGGCATCGCGCGGCGCTGGAGGCGGTGGCCCACTACCGGAGCCAGGCCGAGCAGCAGGCCGCCGCCCTGCACGCGCTCCAGCAGGAGCAGATCACGCGCGAGCGGATGTGGCAGGCGCACGCCGGTGACCTGGCCGCCCGCAACGAGACCACCGCCGCGATGGTGGAGCACCTGCTCCGCACACAGCTCCCCGCCGCCTGGGAGGGCCGTACGGTGCCGTCCCTGGAACGGGAGGAGGCGCTGGACCCGCGGCTGGCCGGGATGCGGGACGAGGTGCTCGACGCCGCCGCCGGGCTGTGGCGGGACCGGCAGGACGTGCTGGAGTCGCAGCAGCTCACGCTGGTGGCCCTGGCCCGGCGCGTCCAGTCGGCGATGCACCGGGTCCAGGCGGAGGCCGCCACGACCGCCGAGCGGTACCGCGACCTGCCCGAGCTGTACGTGACCTGCCAGGTCATCGACCACCTGGCGGCGCAGGCGGCGCGGCTCGCGCAGGGCCTGGCGGTGGCCTGCGGGACGTGGGAGGGCCAGCAGTGGGACTCGCCCATGCGGCTGGCGGAGGTGGTCCAGGCGGCCCAGGCCCGGATCGAGGACTACCGGCGGGTCAGCGTGGAGGGCGACCCCGACACCGCGATCGCCCCGGCGGCGCTGGAGTCGGTGATCCACGTCCTGGCCGAACTGCTGGCGAACGCGACCGAGTCGTCCCCGACGGCGACCACCGTCTCGGTCCGGGTCAGCGGCGCCGCGCAGGGCGCGGTGTTCCGGATCGACGACCACGGCGCCGGGCTGGAGGAGCCCCGGATGTCGCAGGCCCGCGCGCTGCTGGACGGCACCCGCCCGGTGAGCCTGGCGGAGATGGGCGAGGTCCCCCGGATGGGGTTCCCGGTCGTCGCCCGCTACGTCCAGCGGCACGGGCTCAAGGTGACCTTGGACGAGTCCCCCTATGGAGGGCTCCAGGCCATCGTCCTGGTGCCCAAGGACCTCGTCACCGTCGCCGAGTCCGCGCCCGATCCCGTACCGTCCACAGGCTTCGCGCGGGCCTCCCTCGCTCCCCCCGCTCCCTTGGCCGCCGCCTCTCCGCCCGTCCCCTTCCCGTCCCCGGCCGCGGAGGCACCCGCTCCGCCGCCGGACCCGCCCTCCGCCACCGAGGACGACGGCCTGGGCCTGCCCCAGCGGATCTCGCGCCGCAACCGCGGCGTGCCGCCGCCCGCGGCGCCGCCGATGATCGCGCCGTCGCCCGAGACCCCCGAGGAGGCCGGCGAGATGATGGGCGCCCTCTTCCGGGGCGCCGGCCTCGGCCACCCCGGCCAGGACCGCACGGCACCGGCGGGGGACGCCGGGGGCCCGGGTCCGGACGCCGATCCCGGCGGGCCGGACTCCCCTGACCTTGACGACGACGCGTACCGAACGGGAGAGGGCCGATGA
- a CDS encoding TMEM165/GDT1 family protein, producing MSFDLATFLTAFAVIFLAELPDKTMFASLAMGTRMRPLWVWFGTSTAFLVHVAIAVAAGSVFALLPKPLVQVVAAALFAFGAYTLLRGGGDDDDEDAAPDKKVTGLWPTYLTAFTVVFISEWGDLTQITTANLAATRGPLPVALGALLALVSVSALALIAGRFIAERVPLRIVQRIGGVLMAGLAVWSLTEAVLG from the coding sequence ATGTCTTTCGATCTGGCGACGTTCCTCACCGCGTTCGCCGTCATCTTCCTGGCCGAGCTTCCGGACAAGACCATGTTCGCGTCACTGGCCATGGGGACCCGGATGCGCCCCCTGTGGGTCTGGTTCGGCACCTCCACGGCGTTCCTGGTCCACGTGGCGATCGCGGTCGCCGCGGGCAGCGTCTTCGCCCTGCTCCCCAAGCCCCTGGTCCAGGTCGTCGCCGCCGCGCTGTTCGCGTTCGGCGCCTACACCCTGCTGCGCGGCGGGGGCGACGACGATGACGAGGACGCCGCCCCGGACAAGAAGGTCACCGGCCTCTGGCCGACCTACCTGACCGCGTTCACCGTGGTCTTCATCAGCGAGTGGGGCGACCTGACCCAGATCACCACGGCCAACCTGGCCGCCACCCGCGGCCCGCTGCCGGTCGCCCTCGGCGCGCTGCTGGCGCTGGTGTCGGTGTCCGCACTGGCACTGATCGCCGGCCGCTTCATCGCCGAGCGCGTCCCGCTGCGGATCGTGCAGCGGATCGGCGGCGTCCTGATGGCCGGCCTGGCGGTGTGGTCCCTGACGGAGGCGGTGCTCGGGTGA
- a CDS encoding YibE/F family protein: MSGHGHGHGHGHGHGHGHAHGAGTGGPSDPAVVRGVLAVIIPLALLTLGALIWMWPDDVRTSDGPPSAGVTRIAGTVDDIDLKPCPRQGPVPGAPGAEPGGAPGGTGAAPRPTDPRRCGNAHVRMEEGPQAGRVVTVALPDGPGTQVFGTGDAVILLHMPGGGGGDGNEYQLSDHDRTTPLWLIGAAFAVAVIAFGRWRGVTALVGLAVTFVLLLTFLIPAILGGAPPLLAAIVCSAAIMLTVLYLTHGPGVTTSIAVIGTLGSLTLTGLLAWLSIRMTHLSGITDDSSLNLDLGYQISTQGLLLASIIIGSLGVLDDVTVTQAVTVGELARANPAYRFGRLYRAAARVGRAHIASVINTIILAYAGASLPLLLILSIGRQPLGEVITGPTIAQEIVRSVAGTLGLIAAVPITTALAALAASRSRGAAPAPAEPAVPPARGGRRRRRGPEDPGEAFFPDMPGDAPPRPGPGPRPGPGPRPGPGPGAGPGAGPGPRPRPGPDRHGPTGPGW; this comes from the coding sequence GTGAGCGGACACGGACACGGACATGGGCACGGACACGGACATGGGCACGGGCACGCCCACGGGGCCGGGACGGGCGGGCCCTCCGACCCCGCCGTCGTACGGGGCGTCCTGGCCGTCATCATCCCGCTGGCGCTCCTCACGCTGGGCGCCCTGATCTGGATGTGGCCCGACGACGTCCGCACGTCCGACGGGCCGCCGTCCGCCGGGGTGACCCGGATCGCCGGGACGGTCGACGACATCGATCTCAAGCCCTGCCCCCGGCAGGGCCCGGTGCCGGGCGCGCCCGGCGCCGAGCCGGGCGGCGCCCCCGGCGGCACGGGGGCCGCGCCGCGGCCCACGGACCCGCGCCGGTGCGGCAACGCGCACGTCCGGATGGAGGAGGGCCCGCAGGCCGGACGGGTCGTCACCGTCGCCCTGCCGGACGGCCCCGGTACCCAGGTCTTCGGCACCGGCGACGCCGTCATCCTCCTGCACATGCCCGGAGGCGGCGGCGGGGACGGCAACGAGTACCAGCTGTCGGACCACGACCGGACCACCCCGCTCTGGCTGATCGGCGCAGCGTTCGCGGTGGCGGTGATCGCGTTCGGCCGCTGGCGGGGGGTGACCGCGCTGGTCGGCCTGGCCGTCACCTTCGTGCTGCTGCTGACGTTCCTGATCCCGGCGATCCTGGGCGGCGCGCCGCCGCTGCTCGCGGCGATCGTCTGCTCCGCGGCGATCATGCTGACGGTGCTCTACCTCACCCACGGGCCCGGCGTCACCACCTCGATCGCGGTGATCGGCACCCTGGGCAGCCTGACGCTGACCGGGCTGCTGGCCTGGCTGTCGATCCGGATGACCCACCTGAGCGGCATCACCGACGACAGCTCGCTGAACCTGGACCTGGGCTACCAGATCAGCACCCAGGGACTGCTGCTGGCCAGCATCATCATCGGGTCGCTCGGGGTCCTGGACGACGTCACGGTCACCCAGGCCGTCACCGTCGGCGAGCTGGCCCGCGCCAACCCCGCCTACCGCTTCGGCCGCCTCTACCGGGCCGCCGCCCGGGTCGGCCGCGCCCACATCGCCTCCGTGATCAACACCATCATCCTGGCCTACGCGGGCGCCTCGCTGCCGCTGCTGCTGATCCTCAGCATCGGGCGGCAGCCCCTCGGCGAGGTCATCACCGGACCGACCATCGCGCAGGAGATCGTCCGCAGCGTGGCCGGGACGCTCGGCCTGATCGCGGCCGTGCCGATCACCACCGCGCTGGCCGCGCTGGCCGCCTCCCGCAGCCGGGGCGCCGCCCCCGCCCCCGCCGAGCCCGCCGTACCCCCGGCCCGTGGTGGGCGCCGGCGCCGCCGAGGCCCGGAGGACCCCGGTGAGGCGTTCTTCCCCGACATGCCCGGGGACGCCCCGCCCCGTCCCGGCCCGGGTCCCCGTCCCGGCCCCGGCCCCCGTCCCGGCCCTGGCCCAGGCGCAGGCCCGGGCGCAGGCCCTGGCCCCCGTCCGCGTCCCGGTCCGGACAGGCACGGCCCCACCGGCCCCGGCTGGTGA
- the ggh gene encoding glucosylglycerate hydrolase: protein MTATPSAEERLARTAGSRPLATRTQVGGARLDGARFERRAGRATPRALTDVETAGRAAYALRGNDRGRLTVAAPGLYPHMWSWDAAFIAIGLARLSTDRALTELETLLSSQWRNGMVPHIVFSDGDASYEPGPQRWACRELSADAPSGPATSGLMQPPVHGVAVRRVLDAARRAGRAEERAAGDRIRALWPALLAWHRYLAERRDPEGRGLLTIYHGWESGLDNSPRWDEPYSAVVPAAAFVPFQRADVHALGSVGGVAAQRPTDGDYARYQWLIEELRRARYDDARARDTLSFLVADVFSSAIFAAAAEDLAGVADELRLPGAEELRGQADRFRRGVAATTDDDGFAADLDLRTGRTLRTRTIAGFAPLLCGGLPAARRRRLVDTLFSPDWCGHPGLAVALPPSTSPSSDAFDPARYWRGPQWPPMTWLLIWGLERSGEPEAAAVLRASALDQLSDGLFAEYYHPFTGEALGARSQSWTAAVALDLILTD, encoded by the coding sequence CCGGACGGCGGGCTCCCGGCCCCTCGCCACGCGCACCCAGGTGGGCGGCGCGCGGCTCGACGGCGCCCGCTTCGAGCGGCGGGCCGGACGCGCCACGCCCCGCGCGCTGACCGACGTCGAGACCGCCGGCCGCGCGGCGTACGCGCTGCGCGGCAACGACCGCGGCCGGCTCACCGTCGCCGCGCCGGGGCTCTACCCGCACATGTGGAGCTGGGACGCCGCGTTCATCGCGATCGGCCTGGCCCGGCTGTCCACCGACCGCGCGCTCACCGAGCTGGAGACCCTGCTCTCCTCGCAGTGGCGCAACGGGATGGTTCCGCACATCGTCTTCTCCGACGGCGACGCCTCCTACGAGCCCGGCCCCCAGCGGTGGGCCTGCCGGGAGCTGTCCGCCGACGCCCCGAGCGGCCCGGCCACCAGCGGCCTGATGCAGCCGCCGGTCCACGGCGTGGCCGTCCGCCGCGTCCTGGACGCGGCCCGGCGCGCGGGACGGGCCGAGGAGCGCGCCGCGGGCGACCGGATCCGGGCCCTGTGGCCGGCGCTGCTGGCCTGGCACCGCTACCTGGCCGAACGGCGCGACCCCGAAGGGCGCGGGCTGCTGACGATCTACCACGGCTGGGAGAGCGGGCTGGACAACTCCCCGCGCTGGGACGAGCCGTACTCCGCCGTGGTCCCCGCCGCCGCGTTCGTCCCCTTCCAGCGGGCCGACGTGCACGCGCTCGGCTCGGTCGGCGGCGTTGCCGCGCAGCGTCCCACCGACGGCGACTACGCCCGCTACCAGTGGCTCATCGAGGAGCTGCGGCGGGCCCGCTACGACGACGCCCGCGCCCGCGACACGCTCAGCTTCCTGGTCGCCGACGTCTTCTCCAGCGCCATCTTCGCCGCCGCGGCCGAGGACCTGGCCGGTGTCGCCGACGAGCTGCGGCTGCCCGGCGCCGAGGAGCTGCGCGGCCAGGCCGACCGGTTCCGCCGCGGCGTCGCCGCGACCACCGACGACGACGGCTTCGCCGCCGACCTCGACCTGCGCACCGGCCGTACGCTGCGCACCCGGACCATCGCGGGCTTCGCGCCGCTGCTGTGCGGCGGGCTGCCCGCCGCACGGCGCCGCCGGCTCGTCGACACCCTCTTCTCCCCCGACTGGTGCGGGCACCCCGGCCTCGCCGTCGCGCTCCCGCCGAGCACCAGCCCGTCCTCGGACGCGTTCGACCCGGCCCGTTACTGGCGCGGCCCGCAGTGGCCGCCGATGACCTGGCTGCTGATCTGGGGCCTGGAGCGTTCGGGCGAGCCCGAGGCCGCCGCCGTGCTGCGCGCCTCGGCCCTCGACCAGCTCTCCGACGGGCTGTTCGCCGAGTACTACCACCCGTTCACCGGCGAGGCCCTGGGCGCCCGTTCCCAGTCATGGACCGCCGCGGTGGCGCTGGACCTGATCCTCACCGACTGA